Proteins found in one Kineosporia sp. NBRC 101731 genomic segment:
- a CDS encoding DUF6314 family protein, with protein sequence MDVVPGFSVEVAVDVAEQVFGRLPGRWTLSRVMHPDKGTASGSATFTPAGPGRLHYREDVEVRLPGGYVGEAYREYEYVLEQTLIRVLLADGTTMHLLAFAQEEGGDVWTAADIHDCRADQYRGTYRMGPGDHLTVDMKVDGPAKDYRIVTEYGRA encoded by the coding sequence GTGGACGTCGTGCCCGGGTTCTCGGTGGAGGTGGCTGTGGACGTTGCTGAGCAGGTGTTCGGGCGGCTGCCCGGGCGCTGGACGCTGAGCCGGGTGATGCATCCGGACAAGGGCACGGCCTCGGGCTCGGCGACCTTCACCCCGGCGGGCCCCGGGCGGCTGCACTACCGGGAGGACGTCGAGGTGAGGCTTCCGGGCGGGTACGTGGGGGAGGCTTACCGCGAGTACGAGTACGTGCTGGAGCAGACCCTGATCCGGGTGCTGCTCGCCGACGGTACGACCATGCACCTGCTGGCTTTCGCGCAGGAGGAGGGTGGGGATGTCTGGACCGCTGCCGACATCCACGACTGCCGCGCCGACCAGTACCGCGGCACCTACCGCATGGGCCCGGGCGATCACCTGACGGTGGACATGAAGGTCGACGGCCCGGCCAAGGACTACCGGATCGTCACCGAGTACGGGCGGGCCTGA
- the rpsB gene encoding 30S ribosomal protein S2 yields MAVVTMRQLLGSGVHFGHQTRRWNPKMKRFILTERNGIYIIDLQQSLSFIDNAYDFVKETVAHGGSILFVGTKKQAQEPIAEQATRVGMPYVNQRWLGGMLTNFQTVHKRLQRLKELEVIDFEDVAKSGMTKKELLVLRREKDKLERTLGGIRDMARVPSAVWIVDTKKEHLAVDEARKLGIPIVAILDTNCDPDEVDYKIPGNDDAIRSVTLLTRVVADAVADGLLSRHGGGQNTAAETTTAAAEPLPEWERELLAGQADAPVVEGAAAEGTAAESAAPEAPAAEATPAAAEAPAESAAAETTEATPAEAASN; encoded by the coding sequence ATGGCCGTCGTTACGATGCGCCAGCTGCTGGGCAGCGGTGTGCACTTCGGGCACCAGACCCGTCGCTGGAATCCGAAGATGAAGCGCTTCATCCTCACGGAGCGCAATGGCATCTACATCATCGACCTGCAGCAGTCGCTGTCGTTCATCGACAACGCCTACGACTTCGTCAAGGAGACCGTCGCCCACGGCGGCAGCATCCTTTTCGTCGGCACCAAGAAGCAGGCCCAGGAGCCCATCGCCGAGCAGGCGACGCGCGTCGGGATGCCCTACGTCAACCAGCGCTGGCTGGGCGGCATGCTCACGAACTTCCAGACGGTGCACAAGCGTCTGCAGCGCCTCAAGGAGCTCGAGGTCATCGACTTCGAGGACGTGGCGAAGAGCGGCATGACGAAGAAGGAACTCCTCGTCCTGCGCCGCGAGAAGGACAAGCTGGAGCGCACCCTCGGCGGTATCCGCGACATGGCCCGCGTCCCGAGCGCGGTCTGGATCGTGGACACCAAGAAGGAGCACCTGGCCGTCGACGAGGCCCGCAAGCTCGGCATCCCGATCGTCGCCATCCTGGACACGAACTGTGACCCGGACGAGGTCGACTACAAGATCCCGGGCAACGACGACGCGATCCGCTCCGTCACGCTGCTGACCCGCGTGGTCGCCGACGCCGTGGCCGACGGTCTCCTGAGCCGTCACGGTGGTGGCCAGAACACCGCGGCCGAGACCACGACCGCTGCCGCCGAGCCGCTGCCGGAGTGGGAGCGCGAGCTGCTCGCCGGCCAGGCCGACGCGCCGGTCGTCGAGGGTGCTGCCGCTGAGGGCACCGCCGCCGAGAGCGCCGCCCCCGAGGCCCCCGCCGCGGAGGCCACCCCGGCCGCCGCCGAGGCCCCCGCGGAGAGCGCTGCTGCCGAGACGACCGAGGCCACCCCGGCCGAGGCCGCCTCCAACTGA
- the tsf gene encoding translation elongation factor Ts has translation MANYTAADVKKLREQTGAGMLDCKNALVESDGSYEKAVEYLRVKGQKGVAKRESRTASQGAVAAFTEAGVGVIVELDCETDFVSKGEKFQVLLQQVLDQAVAVKATDVDSLLKSELSDGRTVQALLDDGNASIGEKIELRGVGRIEAPAVAAYLHRTMPDLPPQVGVLFGASGESDVVRDVALHIAALPPLYLSRDDVPADVVENERRIAEATAREEGKPEGALPKIVEGRVSGYFKENVLVEQKFAKDQGTTVKKVLDAAGITPVGFIRFRVGV, from the coding sequence ATGGCGAACTACACCGCCGCCGACGTCAAGAAGCTGCGTGAGCAGACCGGCGCCGGAATGCTGGACTGCAAGAACGCTCTCGTGGAGAGCGACGGCTCGTACGAGAAGGCCGTCGAGTACCTCCGCGTCAAGGGTCAGAAGGGCGTGGCCAAGCGGGAGTCCCGCACCGCGTCCCAGGGCGCCGTGGCCGCTTTCACCGAAGCCGGCGTGGGCGTCATCGTCGAGCTCGACTGCGAGACGGACTTCGTCTCCAAGGGCGAGAAGTTCCAGGTTCTCCTGCAGCAGGTGCTCGACCAGGCCGTGGCCGTCAAGGCCACCGACGTGGACAGCCTGCTGAAGAGCGAGCTCTCCGACGGTCGCACCGTGCAGGCCCTGCTCGACGACGGCAACGCGTCCATCGGCGAGAAGATCGAGCTGCGCGGCGTGGGCCGGATCGAGGCCCCGGCCGTCGCGGCGTACCTGCACCGCACGATGCCCGACCTCCCGCCGCAGGTTGGCGTGCTGTTCGGCGCGAGCGGTGAGAGCGATGTCGTCCGCGACGTCGCCCTGCACATCGCCGCCCTGCCGCCGCTGTACCTCTCGCGCGACGATGTCCCGGCCGACGTGGTGGAGAACGAGCGCCGCATCGCCGAGGCCACGGCCCGCGAGGAGGGCAAGCCCGAGGGCGCCCTGCCGAAGATCGTGGAGGGTCGCGTGAGCGGCTACTTCAAGGAGAACGTGCTCGTCGAGCAGAAGTTCGCCAAGGATCAGGGCACGACCGTCAAGAAGGTTCTGGACGCCGCGGGCATCACGCCCGTCGGCTTCATCCGGTTCCGGGTGGGCGTCTGA
- the pyrH gene encoding UMP kinase encodes MSESPIEGPRFRRVLLKLSGEVFGNGQLGVDPDVVAALAEQIAGVAREGIQIAIVIGGGNFLRGAELSQRGMDRGRADYMGMLGTVLNCLALQDFLEKAGIDTRVQTAITMGQVAEPYIPRKAIRHLEKNRVVIFGAGLGAPYFSTDTAAAQRALEIKAHAVLMSKNGVDGVYTADPRKDPTASKLDEVTYSAALTQQLKVVDATAFSLCMDNKLPMIVFGMEGEGNIAAAVRGERIGTLVTAG; translated from the coding sequence ATGTCTGAGTCCCCGATCGAGGGCCCGCGTTTCCGGCGGGTGCTGCTGAAGCTCTCCGGCGAGGTCTTCGGCAACGGTCAGCTCGGTGTCGACCCTGACGTCGTCGCAGCGCTGGCCGAACAGATCGCCGGGGTGGCCCGGGAGGGCATCCAGATCGCCATCGTGATCGGCGGTGGCAACTTCCTGCGTGGCGCCGAGCTCTCGCAGCGCGGCATGGACCGCGGCCGCGCCGACTACATGGGCATGCTCGGCACGGTGCTGAACTGCTTGGCACTGCAAGACTTCCTGGAGAAGGCCGGGATCGACACGCGGGTGCAGACGGCGATCACGATGGGCCAGGTCGCGGAGCCGTACATCCCGCGCAAGGCTATCCGTCACCTGGAGAAGAACCGGGTGGTGATCTTCGGCGCCGGGCTCGGTGCGCCGTACTTCTCCACCGACACCGCTGCCGCGCAGCGGGCGCTCGAGATCAAGGCGCACGCGGTGCTGATGAGCAAGAACGGTGTGGACGGCGTGTACACCGCCGACCCCCGCAAGGACCCGACGGCCAGCAAGCTCGACGAGGTCACTTACTCCGCCGCGCTGACCCAGCAGCTGAAGGTCGTCGACGCGACCGCCTTCAGTCTCTGCATGGACAACAAGCTGCCCATGATCGTGTTCGGCATGGAGGGCGAAGGGAACATAGCGGCCGCCGTGCGGGGTGAGAGAATCGGAACGCTCGTCACCGCCGGCTGA
- the frr gene encoding ribosome recycling factor, whose protein sequence is MIDETLLEAEEKMDKAVEVAKEDFGAIRTGRATPGMFSKIVVEYYGAPTPLQQLASFTVPEARTILIQPYDKGSLGGIERALRDSNLGVNPSNDGSIIRVVLPVLTEERRKEYIKMARTKAEDSRVSVRNVRRKAKETLDRAVKDGEIGEDEGARAEKELEQSTKSHVDSIDELLRHKETELLEV, encoded by the coding sequence GTGATCGACGAGACCCTCCTCGAGGCCGAGGAGAAGATGGACAAGGCGGTCGAGGTCGCCAAGGAAGACTTCGGCGCCATTCGCACCGGCCGGGCCACCCCCGGCATGTTCAGCAAGATCGTCGTCGAGTACTACGGCGCCCCGACGCCGCTGCAGCAGCTGGCGTCCTTCACCGTTCCCGAGGCTCGCACGATCCTCATCCAGCCCTACGACAAGGGTTCGCTGGGTGGCATCGAGAGGGCGCTGCGCGACTCGAACCTCGGCGTCAACCCGAGCAACGACGGCAGCATCATCCGGGTGGTGCTCCCGGTGCTGACCGAGGAGCGCCGCAAGGAGTACATCAAGATGGCCCGCACCAAGGCGGAAGACTCCCGGGTCTCCGTGCGTAACGTGCGGCGCAAGGCCAAGGAAACGCTCGACCGTGCGGTCAAGGACGGCGAGATCGGCGAGGACGAGGGTGCCCGCGCCGAGAAGGAGCTGGAGCAGTCGACCAAGTCCCACGTGGACTCGATCGATGAACTGCTCCGGCACAAGGAGACCGAGCTCCTCGAGGTATGA